GGAGGATGTACTTGCCTGCAAAGCCGGAGCCCGGTGCCGGAGAGATGGAAGAAGACAAGCTCGACGGAGGACGGCGTcgaggaagacgacgacgcGGTGGACAGAGATGAGCAAACAGGCGAGGACGAGGTGAGGGAGAAGGATAGAGGGGGGAGGACGAGGTGTCGACGCGGCAGTGAAAGACGAGGCGGCGAGGCGAAGTCCAACGCGGCGACGCCCGACGGGCGACCGCTGAGTTACTGCGGCGGCGAAGGGGATGGCAGGCGGGGGCGAGGGCGGGTGGGGATGGGGATTACGGTTAGGGTTGAAAGGGGAAGGGGCGCCGTGCGGGGTTATATAATAGCCTGGGGGCGCCGTTTGGGCTCGCGCGGGGAGGCTGGACCGCGGCCACTCCCGACCGTTGGCGGGGGCAGCAACACAGCAGGCCTACCATTGGGAGTGGCCGGGCCGGCACCGGCCGAGGTCTTTTGgctgggccgtgccgtgccaccCGGTAGGCCGAACTGGCAGCCCAAGCACGGCCTAGTGCACGGGCCGTGCCTGGCCCAGGCCCGGTGACTTCGGGCCCGTGCCGGGTCGTCCGTGCTCGGGCCAGGCTAACAGGCCTCGGGCCGTACGCTCATCTGTAGTGGCGAGCCATGGATGCTTCAGTGAGGTGTTAGCGGGTGGTTcgagtggacgtccgtgccccgttcgataagggtcggctcgtggtccggaGACACTTCGCATAAAgcactcgcaaaggttcgctaggtaGGGCTCGGACACGTTAGAtggggtccgagggctcgatgctctccctcggtggGATCCCTCATGCTAGGCACCCTCGTCTAGCCTCGAACACAACGTAGGACGTCTCGAACTCGGGTTCGAGGCTAGGCTTGTATGAGCACGTCCATGGTGTCCCTGACTGTTGAcagtcgttaagtgcgaaatatgaccatcaactatactcatttaagaaggaaaactatacctcttactcgcatatttacatcactaacctagctccacagttattTTTGATAATTTATGATTTTAGGAGAACAAGTccaaaataagaagaaaacatgaaGAATACACAGATGAAGTCACAAAAGATCGCGTCCTGCGTCGCTCGTacaaaagaggcccacctgacagaccaaaccgaccaactggACCCCGGCACTGACATACCAACATCAGGACCCACAGGGCAAACACACGAAGAAAGACGGTGGCCAGGGGCaccaaggtggggccggccgaacccgtggttcggccgaacctgcccTGGCTCCCGTCTAGGTGCATTTTAGCGGGAAGTCTGATCTGTTCCTCCTGAAGGCGGTTATGAATGTTTCCATGTATAAacttggcgggaaccgacctcaaggggctataaaaggggccttcCTCCACACactcaacacacaccacttggaagcctctctctctacactctcttgtgacttgtactccttagggtagtggagctaggctagtacttcatcttctTAGCGAATTcagtcatcctcggggtcggcgagcaatcctcggcctctggtatggctttgtattccgactttcgttatgctattcatttagagttcgttcttggttatcttgctatgttcgtagcttgcttagtCTTGATCAGTGTTTATCCAAGTTATAGtagttgcatgcttagaccagatgatctgggtaaggatatcggttcgttgagCTTTCGGCTTGctttagcatcttacctgtccatccgaagggtgcgGGATCCGGGGGTgttagggtagtgacctcatatgcgggcatggtgcccgggtatgcgggatcctttggatatgacggtgctccatggtgtgactaaGGTAGAttgcaggtggtgatagccctatctGTCCGCCGGAAAGGTGCTTCTCAGTTAGCGTACTCCCCAACATTCtggtacggtgtaggagttcatgcaaagatgaaatgggactggatgttctccagtgcaggTCATTCtacccgatgtccctaatttcctggCACCTATAGTTCTAAGCaatgtggctaacgtaacttatctgctaacatgaatagtatactagaaATCTTTGCCTAAGCTCCTACTAACCTTAAGAttgtttgtttattctttattcataagagttggttgttctgtgtgtgtcacattacccctgattatcctttatttatcacttacccctgtgtaGTTAGTGGTCTTCATTTtgctcatacgtgtcatggttatgcaactaagtaaatacactttaacaacctagccatcccttgggaaaatataaataacgataccctgaatacttctgggtgaaatgctacaacagtatatccgtgcgcttgcggatccttctgtaaacgtAAGACATACCACATGGCATCTTCGAGgcgccgttgctaggaactaaccactcctagcgGCGACGCTAATAAATGCCAACACAGACTCTGTTGATCTGGGGCGTCTGttgaaccctcgacgggccagcctacgaacccctgatcagtagggCTCAGAATAATGTTCCTTCATTACTAAGGAATCCCTTGGGGGAATATTCCGTCGCGCGCGACATGGAGTCGTGGTTCGTGCGCGGGGGTCGTGCGTGACGTGGCCCGGCgcgtgcggtgcgggcgcgccttttgaGGTGGTGGTCTCGGGCAGACGGAGCAGCATGGGCGGCCGCCAATTGATGGGACGGCGCTATAGTGCCCCTGTTACTGCTTTGGTTACCGCACTGCTGCAGTTACTGCGCGTGCGTGCTGCTTTCCACGGTTGTGGGGCCCACCTGGCGGtgacagcaaaatctaccgcatttaatgcggtagatttgggacGGCCGTGACGAATCCGCCTGTTGCCGTGACTGTAAAGAGAGGCGTGGGGGAGTCCGCTCGTCTTACCTTGCCTTCGCCTCCTCCGCAGCCGCCCTGCACCAGAGCTCCAGAGCTGAGaggcgagaggaagaagaagaaactagCGCACCTTTCCCTTTGTTCGAGCCCTCCCTCCTTCCCATTTTAGTCGACGCCATGGCACAGCTGGTCGACCCTGTGCTGTGGGGTAAGTCCATCGCCGATCCGGCGTTCTTGGAGTCGTTGGTCGCCACCGGGGTCCTGCCGCCGAACACCAATCCGACGCGCCCGGTGTGGATCGCTCCGGCATCGATGAAGATGGACCCGAAGCCCCCGACCGGCTATGTCGTCAGCTTGGCTTCGGCATCCCTGTCTGCCGGTTCTTCCGTACGCTTTGCCACCAttacggggtggagctgcatAATTTCGCCCACAacgccatctcgcaggcggtggTCTTCATCGCTGTCTGTGAGGGCTACCTGGGGATGAATGTGCACTGGGACCTGTGGAGGCACTTGTTCCGGGGGGAGCTCCACACCGACTCCATCTCGCATGGGGTGAGAAGGCCCATTCGCGCCGGCAGCTTCATGCTCCAGgtgagggagaagaggaaggaccTGTACATCCCCAGCACGATGACATCAAACAATCGTGACTGGGATAAGACAtggttctacctgcgcaacGACAACAGGCGGCTCCTGGCGTACACCGGCAAGATCCTGACGGAGAGGCCGGAATCCTGGGCGTATGGGGTGTCGCCCGTCGAGCGCCAGGCCAAGCTCAAGATGTTCACCAAGGTGCTGCGTCACCTGGCGTACAAGGGGTtgaccacggccgccgccgtcgccaatTTCCACCGATAGAGGGTCCTCCCCCTCATGGAGAGGAGCCTCTCCCTCTACCAGCTGACGCCCAAGGCCTTGTTCGAGGGTTCGTAGATGATGGAGGAGCTGCTCTCCCGAGAAGTCGTCGCCCAGAGGGCGAGGCATACAGTGGCGGCTCCCCCATCCAACCCCGGAGATCTCTGGGCAATCAAGATGCACCCCGAGGCAGGGTACATCCAGCTGGTAAGAATTGCTTTCAATCATTGATGGTTTTGTGTCATCCCCTTTCCCTTTATAATCTTTGTCATGTTCGCAGGGGCTGAGCCGTAGCAGGTACGTCCTGAACCCTTCGCTCCCCGAGACCCGAGTCGCGAACCGCCAGAGCGTGGAGGCGGAGTAGAAACGGAAGGACGCTGCGAAGCAGCGCCGAGacaggaagaagagggagagggaggagagggaaaaTTTGAATAGGGCGTGGGAGAGGGAGGGCCTCTCGCCACTGCCCTCGCCCGAGTCCACGCCGGAGCAAGACAACGACTCCTCGTCCGACGACGTCGACCTCTCGATGTTCGAGGATCTCGACACGGAGGCGGCCGGAGGCCAATCATCGGGCCAGCAGCAGGCTGGCACCGAGGTCTGGCGTTGGCGGTGGGCGAGAGGACGCCCGCACTGACGGTGGGCGAGAGGACGCCCGTGCCGGTGGTGGGCGAGAGGACGCCCGCACGGGTGGTGGGCATGGAAACCCTCGGATGGACGACGCCACCGAGGGGGCAAGCTAGTTCAGGGGCGCCACTCGCCAACCGATTGACGGGAGCCGGCGGGGTGACGCGAGCCCCAAGGAGCTCGAGGAAGCGCAAGATGAGCACTGCCTCGAGGAAAGTACTTCTTCGTCTGATCTTCATGCTTGTCTGGTACCCTGGTCCCCGCAGACCTCGACCCTTCTCTCCGTCCGGCTCAGCCTGAAGGTTGTCGCGGCCACTCCCTTACTGGCACCTACCGAGGCCCTCAAGTCGGGGTCAAGCACCATGCCGCGTGCATCGGCGCTGCCCCTGACCGAAGGGACTCGGACGGCGGAGGAGATCACCACGGAGTACCAGGCGGCGATGGCCCGGGGAGCCGAGAGGGCCCGGGCGCAGGTAGGCACGGACGACGCCGGTCGGCGTAGCGCGGAGGACGCTGCCTGGCCGGATGCCGGAGAAGACGCCGGCCGGGGTAGCGCGGAGGATGCCGCCCGGCCGGATGCCGGAGAAGGCGTCGGTCGGGACAGCATGGGGGATGCTACCCGGCCAGATACCGAAGAAGGAGGGAAGGCCGGCGGGGCGGCATCGAAGCATCCTACCGGCCAGGTGGAGCAAGAGGTCCCTGCCCCAAAGCCCACGGGGGCTGGGGATCAGGAggccgcagcggcggtggcggcgacgcagATGGCGCCGGGGGTGGAGGtgccggtggaggagacgccggGGATGGTGGCGACGGAGCGGTTTGAGGATCCAGGAGAGGACCCCTCGAGTGTCGCATTCGGCGCAGTTGGCCCGTTCGCCGATGTTGCCACCACTTTCGAGTGTGGCCTCGAGGCTGGACAGTCCGAGTGGCCCAGCGATGGGGTACGCTGGGCGACCATCCAATCCAGGGTCCCCAATGAGTTCGTTCGTGCAAAGCGGGAGGAGGACGAGATTTGGGAAGCGCAGCTCAACATCAGCGCCCAGATCGACTCCGATATCAATAGTGTCCTACGGCTCCACTGGCAGGAGACATTCAATGTCAACACGGTAGGCGCCTTTCATATGGCATCCGCTCATGTCCTCTTGTTCGCAGCAGCTGATGTCCATGTCGCACGACAAGAGCGTGAAGCTGGCCCAACTGTACTCTAGTGGACTGGCTTGGAAGTACAGTGCCAGCCTGGGCATGTGGCTGGATGAAGCTGATGCCCAGGTGTCCGCCCTGGAGGCACGGCCTCTTGAGCGGGAGCTTGAGCTTGCCCGAGCCAATGGTAAAGGCGCAGCGGGCCGCAGCCGAACAGAGGGCCAAGGAGGTCGAATCAAAAGTGGCCACGCTGTGCAAGAATGCGGAGCCTCTTGCGGAGAGGGCAGCTCGGCTCCAGCACCAGGAGACGGCCATCGGAGCGCTCATCGGGACCCTCGCGCAGAAGGATGCCCTCCTCGAGGTGCAGGGGGAGGCCCTCCGCAACGCAGAGACCGCTGGAGCAGGTGGAAGTCAGCGCTCCTGTAGTAGGTGCATGTCGTGCGGGCGCAGCTGGAGGAAGAGAAAGGGCACACCGAGGGTAAGTACCAAAATTCGCTTAAGTTAATTTTAGTTCGCCGGATCTTATCTTTGTTTTTGCTCAGCACTGCGaaaggcggtggcggaggagaccgcggcgaaggaggccCCCCAGGTCGCGTACTCGTCGGCACAGAGGGACTATGAAGACCTGGAGGGGGTTGCCGTGGCCACGTGCCAagggctcgagggggagggcacGTCCGGCAGCTCGCTAGCCAGTCGCCTGAGGTCCTTAGGTGATCAGCTGACCGAGCGCCTCAAGGGCGACATCCGCCTCGGCATTCAAAAGGCCCTCGACATCGTCTCGACGCACTACATCGTCAACTTCGAGCAGTTGGCCACGGGCTACATCATCCCCAACGGCGACGATGATGCCAAGGTCGATGCTTTGGAACAGGCCGATGCAGTTGCAGAGGGTGCTGCCTCCACCTTGTCCAAACTTTTCGAGGGTGACCTCCTCCATGAcgccgaagatgaagaaggcgagGGCCCGTGTGACGGGGAGGGCGACCTGTAGGGAGCCTAGGCCGTGGAGCACAAGTAGATAGATTAGGATTTTGTTTCAATTATCTTTCTGTGTAAAGAAATTGAAGAAGTAATTTTAACCGTGTGGCCGCTCGAGGCCTTTGTGCATGTTTATACATATCGTTTTATTTACTGCATTTTTGTGCTCTCGTGTGTGGCTTAGATAAAATTCTACGAGGATTTTCGCATTCATAAGCGACTTAGACatagggaggtgagtggggatgccgtatcccAGAGGCGTAGGCAGTCGCGCGACACGACCAACCTTGTCCCGTAGTTCCTTATGCCTCGCGACCATTTTTCTAAGTATACGAGAGGTTTAGGTACGAAATTTTTTCGAACATGGTAGCATTTTGGGGACGTTTGGGGGGGGGGTCCCCCGTTATAGCCCACGAGGGAGGCTTGGTTTTGCCGAGGGCAAGGCCAAGTCTGCCTCAGTGTTACATGCACGTCCGAACCCCCGAGGGTTCGGATGATTCCCGAAAAATtgtaagtaaagcatactctttATTATTTTGGGAACTTCAAAATACAAGTACAAACTATGTACAAAGAGCTTGGAAttttaaggatagaagcgacgtagctgctgaatgttccaagcgttggtgaagacttAACCCTTCTCGTTAGCAAGTTTATAGGTCCCTGGCTTGAGGACCTCTCCAacgatgtatgggccttcccatggcggGGTGAGCTTGTGGCGCCCTCGGCTGTCTTGCTGAAGCCTCAGCACTAGGTCccccttgttgaggtctcggcgtcgaACACACTGTGCCTGGTATCACCGTAGGGACTGCTGGTACCGCACTGAGTGTAGGAGCACCACATCTTGAGCCTCGTCCACCTGATCCCGAGAGTGCTCGCGAGCTTGCtagttctgctgctcttggtaggccttgagcctcggggacccgtactccaagtcagtggggaggatggcctcggtgTCATAGACAAGGAAGAACGGGgtgaagcccgtggctctgctcggggtcattcttaggctccagatgaccgagggtagctccgtgagccatctccggccaaacttgttcagcttgttgaagattcttggcttgagGTCTTGTAAGATCATGTCGTTGGTACGCTCTACTTGGCCGTTCGTTTGTGGATGCGCCAGAGCTGACCAATCCACGCTTATGTGGTAGTCGTCGCATAACTCCAAGAACTTATttcctgtgaactgggtgccattaTCTGtaatgatcgagttcgggaccccgaacatGTAGATTATGTCACTGAAGAACAGCACGGCCtactcggatttgatcttggtGATGGGCctagcctcgatccacttggagaacttaTCGATTGCTACCAGCAAGTGGGTAAAGCCCCCGGGCGCTTTCTGTAATggcccgacgaggtccagtccccacacggtgaaaggccatgtaatggggatggtctgcagagcatgagcCGGAAGATGTGTCTTACAGgagtagaactggcaaccctcgcaagtCCGCACGATTTCAATGACATCGGCGATTgctgtgggccagtaaaagccctgCCTGAACGCAttgcccacgagggtgcgtgacGCCGCATGGTGGCTGCAAACTCCGGCGTGGACGTCTCGGAGCAGTTCCCtaccctcggggatggggatgctgCGTTGCAGAACGCCCGatggactgcgcttgtatagctcatcgTCGATCAAGACGAAAGACTTGGCCCACCTGGCGATGCGCCATGCCTGAGCGCGATCCGAGGATAGGACCCCTCAGTTTATCCAATTGAGATACTAGTCGCGCCAGTCTTGAGAAGGCAGGGCCTCTTCAATCTGCATTGATTCTGCCTCGTCCGCCGAAGAAATATCGGTCTCTGTCTCCATGGCCTCGGACTCCTCTGCCGAGGGGTCCTCGGCCGAGGGCTCGGCAATTGTAGCCCCTGAGGGTTTGGTAGTCGTTGTGCTAGCCCTCGCTGGATCCTTGAAGTCGATGGACGACTTGGCGAGGTCACGGGCGAAGACGTTCGGGGGAACGGTGGTCCGTCCGGACACAATCTTGGCCAGTTCATTCGCCTCTTCGTTGTACCTGCGTGCGATGTGATTGAGCtcaaggccgtcgaacttgtcctcGAGGCGACGTACTGCGTtgtagtatgcctccatcttcgggttgtGGCAGCCGAGCTCTTTCATCAcctggtcgatgacgagttgagagtctcCCCAGACGTCGAGGCACTTGACGCCTAGCTCGATGGCGACATGGAGGccgctgaggagggcctcgcaCTCCGCAATATTGCTGGACGCCGGGAAGTGAAGGCGCACCACGTAGCGCATGTGTactccgaggggtgagacaaAAAGGAGGCCAGCGCCTGCGCCAGTAttcatcaccgacccatcgAAGTACACGATCCAACATTCTGCTTGGATCTGTGGCGGGAGCAGCTAAGTGTCGGTCCATTCAGCAATGAAGTTCGCCAAGATTTGGGATTTGATCGCCTTGCGCGGTGCGTAGGTGAGGGCTTCTCCCATAAGTTCCACTGACCACTTGGCTATCCTACCCGTGGCTTCCCGATtgtggactatctctcccagagggaaGGACGAGACCACAGTgacgggatgagcctcgaagtagtggcgtagCTTGCACCGAGCCAGGACCACTGCGTAAAGTAGCTTCTGCGTAAAGTAGCGTGACTTGGTCTCAGACAGCACTTCACAGATGAAGTACACCGGCCTCTGGACGGGCAAAGTGTGTCCCTCCTCTTGCCTTTCCACAACGATGGCTACACAGACCACCTGGGTCATTGCGGCTacgtataggtagaggggctcgctgCCCATAGGCGGTGTCAGGACTGGGGCGTGAGTGAGCGACGCCTTTAGCTTGTCGAGGGCATCCTGACCATCGGGGGTCCATGAAAAgagctcggttttcctcaggagtcggtACAGAGGCAAGACTTTCCTGCCGAGTCGCGAGATGAAACGGCTAAGGGCTGCCCATGAccttctgtaccccctttaggtctcggattggtcccatccgagtgatggccgaaactttctcagggttgggttcaatgccccgctgggagacgatgaagcccaagagcatgcctcgaggcaccccaaACACACATTTTCCAGATGAGCTTCACCCCCTTGGCTCTAAGGTAGTCGAACGCGATCTTGAGATCGGCCACCAGGTCGATAGCTttcctggatttcacaacgatGTCGTTGATATATGCTTCTACGATCCGCCCGATATGGTCCCTAAACACGTGGAggatacaccgctgatatgtagctccggtgtttctaaggccaaatggcatcgtgacgtagcagtacatgccgaaaggtgtgataaaagaaatCGCAAGCTGGTCGAACTCTttcatctttatttgatggtaaccagaataagcattaagaaaggataaaagttcacaccccACAGTTCAGTCAACTatttgatcaattcgtggcaaaggaaagggaacttttggacatgctttatttaaaccagTATAGTCTACGTACATCCTCCATTTTCCATTCTTTTTAttaactaatacaggattagctagccactcgggatggaaaaGCTCCGTGATGAATCCGGCTGCCAAAAGCTTGTGGctcttgagctcgtcgaagcgtcgcaggcgctgcttcaccggcttggagttgggctggatgtcaagggagtgctcggcgacctccctcggtatgccaggcatgtccgaggggatCCACGTGAAGATGTCTGTGTTGGCATGGTGGAAGTcgatgagcaccacttcctatttgctgtcgaggttAGCGCTGATCTTCAGCGCCTTGCCGTCGGGCGGTTGGGGTCGAGGGGCACGTCTTTGACGCCTTCGGCAGGCTCGAAGCTGCCAGCGTGGCAGTGCGTGGAGTCCATGGCCTCGTTCGCCATTTTCTCCaagtcggcggcgagggcctcATCCTCTGTTAGGGCCTCGGTGCACTCGACGCAttcaacgtcgcactcgtaggcgtgcttgAACGAtgggccgacggtgatgacgtccttcggacccggcatcttcatctggaggtaggtgtagttagggacttccatgaacttggcgtaacaCGGCCGTCCCAAAATGGCATGGTACGCTCCACAGAACCctaccacctcaaaggtgagcacttccttgcggaagttagcCGGCGTGCCGAAACAGACAGGCAGATTGATCTGTCCGAGGGGCTGGACTCGCTTTCCCGGCGCAACACCTTGAAACGGCGACGTGCTGGGACGTAGCTTGTCTAGGCTGAttcccatgagctccaaggtgtgcaCGTACAGAATGTTGAGGCTGCTgtctccgtccatgagcactttGGAGAaccgagtgttgccgatgatgggatccacGACGAGCGGGTACTGTCCCGGGTTCGggatgtagtcggggtggtcctcgcggctgaaggagatggtgtcctccgaccagttgaagcgtcccctcataagaggtgactcaaatgtgatacaaatatcagtcccaggaggctgataacacatttattacatcagatggtacatcaccgtacaactctacgtggTAATGGGCactgaagcgccactatcgagAGGACAAgaactaaaacccaaacaagAACGTGAACCATGTAGAGGTCATCAGAAtcttgcgccatacgaagcttcctgcgggtgaccctaaccacaagcaaggttgggtgcagaacagaatccctactcaacgtcctagGGAATAAATTCTGGATCCTCCTCCgtaaaaattaagcaagggtgagtacaaacgtactcagcaagtccaaccccacccacggagggggataACACAGATTTCATGCATAGGattaatcaaggataaggctatcgGTTAATTTGTGGTAAAGctaattttatgcaagggtttattttgaaagaaGTTTTCATAAAGCAATTTTTTATCGTAGTCGAGTAACAAAATGTTGTTGATTCTCACAGAATCCAAGATTTtaaaagttgctaccggactcatcatccgccgtagcacaagGCACTGCTGCCGGACACTTCtcaaaaacaactcacgctatcccaaccattcccagaagaagtactagttatgtgaccaaaccgtaactcgcccagtaccgtgggcacgactattcgaataggttttaacactgcagaggtgtgcaacttttcCCACAAGAGAGGTACCAcatcacgatcaccttagtgtcggtacagatcccaacaaagccattacccaccttagctagacctgactagccaacacggaatCCACCAAGGGATCATTGACttatcaccgaggtttaaccggggcataagtcaccgcgatcttatcccttctccttgatcacccgttgctctcagctctcctgatggctatcagactaactagtggggtttatgctaagccattgccacacacaacggtcgagtggtttgcacgatagtggagttaggcaagacggcacatcaactcggtccttaattgcgACGAGATGGAcatctcccaaccttcttgctcaaccacaaaggtatgagcacaccttttggcaattcacacaaaagtgccatccatctcatctaagCTCATCTTtcttttagtttccaaaaattctaCATTCTCCCTTTCCACACACTCccatattttccttttataaaacaagttgtaccatgTTTGATGTGTTGTAATTCAAgatcctaagcattctagcagcaattaacatccaaatagaataaatcatatttagacattaatctaggtggtcaaggaatggttataacaaatcaaggggtggctatccaaccatgttttcagcagtcatatgcagttttgtaaaacaggccagtaggttgtgtttatgaaactgggacaaaatatgcatcaaaggatgagattgaacttgccatcttTGAAACCTTCCAGGAGTTCATGTTCGCGGTACTCGTTCTCGGGCTCCAGCTCACGGTACTACTCCATGTACTCCTCgttgggttctccctcgttcacaccgtgatctatggTGCACACAAAtaagcacacaataaagaaaaggaaataaaggttttaccgttgagctcgaatcaatAAAAATGAAGATATGAGGATAAGAAGAATATTTTTGGaagattttctaatggcacggctgaaat
The Panicum virgatum strain AP13 chromosome 6N, P.virgatum_v5, whole genome shotgun sequence genome window above contains:
- the LOC120679795 gene encoding uncharacterized protein LOC120679795, which encodes MDGDSSLNILYVHTLELMGISLDKLRPSTSPFQGVAPGKRVQPLGQINLPVCFGTPANFRKEVLTFEDVITVGPSFKHAYECDVECVECTEALTEDEALAADLEKMANEAMDSTHCHAGSFEPAEGVKDVPLDPNRPTARR